In Fibrobacter sp. UWB15, one genomic interval encodes:
- a CDS encoding NAD-dependent epimerase/dehydratase family protein yields MKILVTGAAGFIGSKLMFMLAERGDEVVGLDNINDYYDVRLKYGRLREGGIEQPGDNFAYGAMVQSTKYKNCRFVKMGIDDKEPLDKLFAEEKFDKVVNLAAQAGVRYSITNPYAYLQSNLVGFLNILEACRHNEVKYLVFASSSSVYGLNSKVPYNEDDKVDNPVSLYAASKKSNELMAHSYSKLYNLPVAGLRFFTVYGPWGRPDMSPMLFARAISKGEPIKVFNNGDMIRDFTYIDDIAEGTIHTLDHVPDAAKCANNVPYKIYNIGCSHPVKLMDFIAEIENAYGEPAKKNFLPMQPGDVYQTNADTTKLETECGYKPHWSLHDGIGEFMKWYKSDKNPLR; encoded by the coding sequence ATGAAAATTCTTGTTACAGGTGCAGCAGGTTTTATTGGCTCCAAGCTCATGTTCATGCTTGCGGAACGCGGCGATGAAGTGGTGGGCCTCGACAATATTAATGACTATTACGATGTACGCCTCAAGTACGGTCGACTCCGCGAAGGCGGCATTGAGCAGCCCGGCGACAACTTCGCCTACGGCGCCATGGTCCAAAGTACCAAGTACAAGAACTGCCGTTTCGTAAAGATGGGCATCGACGACAAGGAACCCCTGGACAAGCTCTTTGCCGAAGAAAAGTTCGACAAGGTTGTGAACCTCGCCGCTCAGGCTGGCGTTCGTTACTCCATCACGAACCCATACGCCTACCTGCAAAGCAACCTGGTCGGATTCCTGAACATTCTGGAAGCCTGCCGCCATAACGAAGTCAAGTATCTCGTTTTCGCCTCGTCCAGTTCCGTGTACGGCCTCAATAGTAAGGTTCCCTACAACGAAGACGACAAGGTTGACAATCCGGTGAGCTTGTACGCCGCCAGCAAAAAGAGCAACGAGCTCATGGCCCACAGCTACAGCAAGCTTTACAACCTGCCCGTCGCGGGTCTACGGTTCTTCACCGTATACGGTCCGTGGGGACGTCCCGACATGTCGCCCATGCTCTTTGCCCGCGCTATTTCCAAGGGCGAACCAATCAAGGTATTCAACAACGGCGACATGATCCGCGACTTTACCTACATCGATGACATCGCCGAAGGCACCATTCACACGCTGGACCATGTACCCGATGCAGCCAAGTGCGCCAACAACGTGCCCTACAAGATTTACAACATCGGCTGCAGCCACCCCGTAAAGCTCATGGACTTTATCGCCGAAATCGAAAACGCTTACGGCGAGCCCGCCAAGAAGAACTTCTTGCCCATGCAGCCCGGCGACGTGTACCAGACCAACGCCGACACCACCAAGCTCGAAACTGAGTGCGGCTACAAGCCCCACTGGAGCCTGCACGACGGCATCGGCGAATTCATGAAGTGGTACAAAAGCGACAAGAACCCGTTGAGGTAA
- a CDS encoding InlB B-repeat-containing protein translates to MKTKIGLFLFTILVMTGMGFAAPGAVADTPKSYYNLITHVVQSGGWGYGMGGGTTTLVLSQGPVPCTSTDWSLSYNGTEYKRNGAYIGHYYTSGSAFPGMPGGGVTMFSNEGECIASVEDTPANLATMLEQKWINGGASMRKVPLELWSDIDLKEFAANTGVGKCAVNHVPLPMMDSTSFNGNGFTISHLCYAASVTSENPMESPVGFFKTAENVMLMNVRLNGVRIYIDGESTDGSDYYPVGAFVGAVNLVTIDSVILVNDSIQAPFAGGLVGLVKNSTISNITGDDDINISNIVSITTGHAGSKEILQSAGHNVFLGGIAGVAIRSQSEEDATFVSDSIKVDVHDYATGHKSTLGGIAGLYQTIGGTAEKLNVYTKRKEGGETIPTKISGGASMGGLFGVLYVPRDYNVPTAGHFVATDNKFDGKIYDAASPNMIAVGGILGLDSTESGTSVHVKNSVSSIDVKDSLKVPGSYQYYAGGIVGYGATCIQGGANGDDFLSVSGVKTAGSIALSASGAEVAGLHTDTYLGGVVGSACIAQTKGLGLTNDTSLVQITSKVKTSVDGGKPFNGAHARDSVYVGGIIGFASIMIANEAATMSQLYYDGSIVVEDSLNNVFVGGVLGGFTKTEGAKSLVLEDVYARSADVLIKYTAKEAGSVTTSNIQIANIGGLCGVCNEISGMNRVSVQGNISVVGKHAGNYLYVGGLVGNTEANEVKTVVRNTFSVGDISVTANNASVGYEKKVGYLIGRAQLNKGYEIKSSYHFGEDDEETVTLPIGVLNTEMLTNGWLNSDSISYVVRNGSATQYSDPRKNGTETTKNMKSSQFAGFLNAAYTDADDYEWAFVKDNNGSLPFLKYGAYNAVKPSPSEVKHLVSFVDKNDSLIDQQVVAHGGAATAPANVPVIEGYTFTNTWDKDFDNVLSDLTVKAVYTKNSYTVRFFDYDNTQFGTDQKVPYQESANAPDSPERVGYAFAGWDDSTYLSVTKNLDVHATYVPKKYWIVFRNYDGSEVTPPDSIQYGAVVPQPVDLSRAPTAEYTYEFKGWDPEVVKVNGDAVYTAVYDSTKRVYAVNFVDYDDTPIGDTVWVEYGSAAVAPADPTRDGYKFTGWDRKFDVITKSVEVKATYEKLPESSSSVEVSSSSEPESSSSEPESSSSVEVSSSSEPESSSSAEESSSSVEVSSSSEPESSSSVQVVSSSSMMGDIKIVAPTIKMSGNNAVLLTFSTENVDESAKAYVVVRGENGVLLEDTIPESVVNGGQWEFAPAPIGKFTVTLTVGDKVRSDATYTGSFEVASEIKTTPGSWQMVSLAAFDRMKVSVDDAAFYWWDEKNPVGDYWQYRAYDGGSVDATRGFWYGTTDGNPLVIRESTGSRDSEIVWELDSLYSGWNLVANPYGWNVNIKKGSSDNGTKVAFWRWIPSKGGYELVHDVIGPYEAVWAKVSKSTTWRMPAAPDFEIETRTADETKKAMHKDAAGVKGAWSLMVSLADDYGRQDSWNVIGAGTEESLDEPPAGMGSRVSLAIRNSEKGAKLAKSIKAVANEYRWVLDVSANTARDGKLKFEGVKELNGKGLKLFVTAEGVTTEVTDEKAMNVALAKSAKQVEVRVAASNAVVASSKISGFGSTLAGGALQLGFTAPEALAGARASYAVVGVDGKKVAAGQFKATAGTNRFSLNAPKSGVYFVRIKVGSQQLSGKVLVR, encoded by the coding sequence ATGAAAACAAAAATCGGTTTATTTTTGTTTACCATACTGGTGATGACCGGCATGGGTTTTGCCGCTCCTGGGGCGGTGGCAGATACGCCGAAGTCCTATTATAACTTGATTACCCATGTTGTTCAGTCGGGAGGATGGGGTTATGGCATGGGAGGGGGAACAACGACCTTGGTATTGAGCCAAGGTCCTGTGCCGTGTACAAGTACGGACTGGTCTTTGTCTTATAATGGCACTGAATATAAGCGTAATGGAGCGTATATCGGCCATTACTATACCAGTGGCTCTGCGTTCCCGGGGATGCCTGGCGGCGGCGTGACGATGTTTTCAAACGAAGGTGAATGTATAGCCTCTGTCGAAGATACTCCGGCAAATTTGGCCACCATGCTTGAACAAAAATGGATCAATGGTGGCGCATCTATGAGAAAGGTGCCGCTCGAATTGTGGTCCGATATCGATCTTAAGGAATTTGCCGCCAATACGGGTGTAGGCAAATGCGCTGTAAACCACGTCCCGCTTCCTATGATGGATAGCACCTCGTTTAACGGAAATGGTTTTACCATCAGCCACCTCTGCTATGCGGCAAGCGTTACTAGCGAAAATCCGATGGAATCGCCGGTAGGGTTTTTCAAGACGGCAGAGAATGTAATGCTAATGAATGTCAGGTTGAATGGCGTTCGCATTTATATTGATGGCGAAAGTACTGACGGTAGCGATTATTACCCGGTGGGCGCTTTTGTGGGTGCCGTGAATTTGGTGACTATCGATAGCGTGATTCTTGTGAATGATTCAATCCAAGCGCCTTTTGCGGGCGGCCTTGTGGGACTTGTCAAGAACTCTACGATTTCAAACATTACGGGTGACGACGATATCAACATTTCGAACATTGTATCTATTACTACAGGGCATGCCGGTTCCAAGGAAATTTTGCAGTCGGCAGGTCATAATGTATTCTTAGGCGGTATTGCGGGTGTTGCAATCCGTTCTCAAAGCGAAGAAGATGCCACCTTTGTCAGCGATTCCATTAAGGTCGATGTTCATGACTATGCAACTGGGCACAAGTCTACTTTGGGCGGTATTGCAGGACTTTACCAGACCATTGGTGGTACAGCAGAAAAATTGAATGTCTATACCAAGCGTAAAGAGGGAGGCGAGACTATTCCCACAAAAATTTCTGGTGGCGCCTCCATGGGTGGCTTGTTTGGTGTTTTGTATGTACCGCGTGATTACAATGTGCCGACTGCGGGCCATTTTGTTGCTACGGACAACAAGTTCGATGGTAAAATCTACGACGCTGCATCTCCGAACATGATTGCGGTGGGTGGCATTCTCGGGCTTGATTCTACGGAATCGGGAACGTCGGTCCATGTAAAAAACAGCGTGTCTAGCATAGATGTCAAGGATTCCTTGAAGGTGCCTGGCTCTTACCAATACTATGCCGGTGGTATTGTGGGTTACGGAGCGACCTGTATCCAAGGTGGTGCGAATGGCGATGATTTCTTGAGTGTTTCGGGCGTAAAAACCGCGGGCTCGATTGCTCTTTCGGCATCGGGGGCCGAGGTTGCCGGACTCCATACCGATACCTACTTAGGCGGTGTCGTGGGTTCAGCATGCATTGCCCAGACAAAGGGTTTGGGACTTACGAACGATACGTCGCTTGTCCAGATTACTTCGAAGGTGAAAACTTCTGTTGACGGAGGTAAGCCTTTCAATGGAGCTCATGCTCGTGACAGCGTGTATGTGGGCGGCATAATCGGTTTTGCAAGCATCATGATTGCGAATGAGGCTGCAACTATGTCTCAATTGTATTACGACGGTTCGATTGTGGTCGAGGATAGCCTTAACAACGTGTTTGTGGGCGGTGTTCTCGGTGGCTTTACCAAGACCGAGGGCGCAAAATCCTTGGTGCTTGAAGACGTTTACGCTCGCAGTGCCGATGTTCTAATCAAGTATACGGCAAAAGAAGCAGGATCCGTAACGACCTCGAATATTCAAATTGCAAATATTGGTGGTTTGTGCGGTGTATGTAACGAAATTAGCGGCATGAACCGAGTCTCTGTGCAGGGCAATATCAGTGTTGTCGGAAAGCATGCGGGCAACTACCTTTATGTGGGTGGCTTGGTTGGCAATACAGAAGCAAACGAAGTCAAGACCGTTGTTCGGAATACCTTCAGTGTGGGCGATATTTCGGTCACGGCCAATAATGCGTCCGTCGGTTACGAGAAAAAGGTTGGTTATCTGATTGGTAGGGCCCAATTGAACAAGGGCTATGAAATAAAGTCTAGTTACCATTTTGGTGAAGATGACGAAGAAACCGTAACATTGCCGATAGGTGTCTTGAATACGGAAATGCTGACAAATGGTTGGCTTAACAGCGACTCCATATCTTATGTGGTGAGAAACGGTTCTGCAACGCAGTATTCGGACCCGCGAAAGAACGGTACCGAAACGACGAAGAACATGAAATCTTCTCAGTTTGCGGGCTTCTTGAATGCCGCTTATACCGATGCAGACGATTACGAATGGGCTTTTGTAAAGGATAATAACGGCAGCCTCCCGTTCTTGAAGTATGGAGCGTACAACGCTGTAAAACCTTCTCCAAGCGAAGTCAAACACCTCGTAAGCTTTGTCGATAAGAACGATAGCCTTATTGATCAACAGGTTGTTGCGCATGGTGGTGCCGCAACAGCACCAGCCAATGTGCCTGTAATCGAAGGTTACACCTTTACGAATACGTGGGATAAAGATTTTGACAATGTTTTAAGTGATCTGACGGTAAAGGCTGTTTATACCAAGAATTCGTATACGGTCCGATTCTTTGACTATGATAATACGCAATTTGGAACGGATCAGAAGGTGCCGTATCAAGAATCCGCAAACGCTCCGGATTCTCCGGAACGTGTGGGCTATGCCTTTGCTGGTTGGGATGATTCGACTTATCTCAGCGTGACTAAGAATCTTGATGTTCATGCGACCTATGTTCCGAAAAAGTACTGGATCGTGTTCAGGAATTATGACGGTTCTGAAGTCACTCCTCCCGATTCTATTCAATATGGTGCTGTTGTGCCGCAGCCGGTCGATTTGTCGCGAGCTCCTACTGCCGAATACACTTATGAATTTAAGGGCTGGGATCCTGAAGTAGTCAAGGTGAATGGCGATGCGGTGTATACGGCGGTCTACGATTCTACCAAGCGGGTGTATGCGGTGAACTTTGTGGACTATGATGACACCCCGATTGGTGATACAGTTTGGGTGGAATACGGTTCTGCAGCCGTTGCGCCTGCCGACCCGACTCGCGATGGTTATAAGTTCACTGGCTGGGACCGTAAATTCGATGTGATTACCAAGAGTGTCGAAGTAAAGGCCACCTACGAAAAACTTCCGGAATCTTCGAGTTCTGTCGAAGTTTCTAGCTCGAGCGAGCCCGAAAGCTCCAGCAGCGAACCGGAATCCTCGAGCTCTGTCGAAGTTTCTAGCTCAAGCGAACCCGAAAGTTCCAGCAGTGCCGAAGAATCTTCGAGTTCTGTCGAAGTTTCTAGCTCGAGCGAACCCGAAAGCTCCAGCAGCGTGCAGGTGGTCTCCAGTTCTAGCATGATGGGCGATATCAAGATCGTGGCGCCGACTATTAAAATGTCCGGCAACAACGCTGTGCTCTTGACCTTCAGCACCGAAAACGTGGACGAATCTGCAAAGGCCTACGTGGTGGTGCGTGGCGAAAACGGCGTGCTTCTGGAAGACACTATTCCGGAGTCGGTTGTTAACGGCGGACAGTGGGAATTTGCGCCTGCACCGATTGGCAAGTTCACGGTAACGTTGACGGTGGGCGACAAGGTACGCTCCGATGCGACGTACACGGGTTCTTTCGAAGTCGCCTCTGAAATCAAGACTACTCCGGGTAGCTGGCAGATGGTCTCGCTGGCCGCATTCGACCGAATGAAGGTCTCTGTTGACGATGCCGCGTTCTACTGGTGGGATGAAAAGAACCCGGTGGGTGACTACTGGCAGTACCGCGCTTATGATGGTGGTAGCGTCGATGCCACTCGCGGTTTCTGGTACGGTACGACTGACGGTAATCCTCTGGTGATTCGCGAATCGACCGGCTCTAGGGATAGCGAAATCGTGTGGGAACTCGATAGCCTGTACAGCGGCTGGAACCTGGTGGCTAACCCGTATGGCTGGAATGTGAACATCAAGAAGGGTTCTTCCGATAATGGAACCAAGGTTGCATTCTGGCGCTGGATCCCGTCTAAGGGCGGTTACGAATTGGTGCACGATGTGATTGGGCCCTACGAAGCCGTGTGGGCTAAGGTTTCCAAGTCTACCACCTGGCGCATGCCTGCTGCTCCGGATTTCGAAATCGAAACAAGAACTGCTGACGAGACAAAGAAGGCGATGCATAAGGATGCCGCAGGCGTCAAGGGTGCTTGGAGCCTGATGGTTTCTCTTGCCGACGATTATGGCAGACAGGATTCCTGGAACGTGATTGGTGCCGGCACCGAAGAAAGCCTCGATGAACCGCCTGCAGGCATGGGTAGCCGTGTGTCGCTCGCTATCCGTAATAGCGAAAAGGGCGCTAAACTTGCAAAGAGCATCAAGGCTGTGGCAAACGAATACCGCTGGGTTCTCGATGTGAGTGCAAACACTGCCCGCGATGGCAAACTCAAGTTCGAAGGCGTCAAGGAACTGAACGGCAAGGGACTCAAGTTGTTTGTGACCGCAGAGGGCGTGACGACGGAAGTTACGGACGAAAAGGCTATGAATGTGGCGCTCGCCAAGTCCGCCAAGCAGGTGGAAGTCCGCGTGGCCGCAAGCAATGCGGTGGTGGCCTCTTCCAAGATCAGCGGCTTTGGCTCTACCCTTGCGGGTGGCGCGCTGCAGCTTGGCTTTACGGCGCCCGAAGCTCTGGCCGGGGCGCGCGCAAGCTACGCCGTGGTCGGTGTCGATGGCAAGAAAGTGGCCGCAGGCCAGTTCAAGGCGACCGCCGGTACGAACCGGTTTAGCCTGAATGCACCGAAGTCTGGCGTGTACTTTGTGAGAATCAAGGTCGGCAGCCAGCAGCTCTCGGGCAAGGTGCTTGTGAGATAA
- a CDS encoding pseudouridine synthase has translation MSSVILFNKPFGVLSQFTPESGHAALDTFGFPPGVYAAGRLDHDSEGALLLTDNGKLIKKLLDPKFEHPRTYLAQVDGQITEEAVHKLAKGVDIKGYHTKPCKAEMAEEPDWLWPRNPPVRFRANIPTSWVRLTLIEGKNRQVRHMTAAVGFPTLRLIRVQIGNIPLGDLKPGEWRVVTDKVI, from the coding sequence ATGTCCTCGGTTATTCTCTTTAACAAGCCTTTTGGTGTTTTGAGCCAATTTACGCCGGAGTCGGGCCATGCGGCGCTCGATACGTTCGGGTTCCCGCCGGGTGTTTATGCGGCGGGGCGCCTGGACCACGACAGCGAAGGCGCGCTCTTGCTGACGGATAATGGCAAGCTGATTAAGAAACTGCTGGATCCGAAGTTTGAGCACCCGCGAACCTACTTGGCGCAAGTGGATGGTCAAATTACCGAAGAGGCGGTGCACAAGCTTGCCAAGGGGGTCGATATCAAGGGGTACCATACCAAGCCCTGCAAGGCAGAAATGGCGGAAGAACCGGATTGGCTTTGGCCCCGAAATCCGCCGGTGCGTTTTAGGGCGAATATCCCCACGAGCTGGGTGCGCCTCACGCTCATCGAGGGCAAAAACCGCCAGGTTCGCCATATGACGGCAGCGGTGGGGTTCCCGACGTTACGCCTGATTCGTGTACAAATCGGTAATATACCCTTGGGTGATTTAAAACCGGGCGAGTGGCGTGTCGTTACCGATAAAGTAATTTGA
- a CDS encoding extracellular solute-binding protein translates to MKNEKLKMGFWGAALISGTLMLSAIALTACNEQGASGSKSAKSAELNCPELPQDSEATGEFDPIASKDARPCGAITLWGSAMPKSFNMWEDYNSFSAELMGMMFEPLVSLHSTEDREVGILADSWSVSEDGKTFTFHVDPRAKWSDGKSVTAEDVQFYYDVIMDDKNLTPIFKVGLSRFDRPEVVDSLTVKMTAKESHWGNFWEAAGMLAFPKHVWAGKDFNQIRYEFPVVSGPYKIKTFREDRYVELARRADWWGFKKNWNRGKYNFEKIRYRFMNDQTKALEAFKKQDINAYAIYTSSIWMKQTDFDAIQKGWAVKQRIFNKEPIGFQGMAINLRKPQFQDVRVRRALNMLLNREAMNEKYMYNQYFLLNSYYPDLWEGNQNPTAPLYKFNPDSARALFAEAGYKVNAQGVLEKDGKPFAINFITSQEDLRHLTLFQEDLKKVGVVATIEQMSQSTLRKRLDDADFDLYWVNWGAGRLRDPEASWNSTTALQKGTNNLAGVQDKVVDSLINLQKTEFDLAKRNEILKALDNRLAEIVPYVLMWQCDHHRILYWNRYGTPEKVFDRFNREDAIPVYWWLDPTKSAALDKAMKAGENLPIPEYDVK, encoded by the coding sequence ATGAAAAACGAAAAATTGAAAATGGGTTTCTGGGGCGCGGCGCTCATATCCGGCACCCTGATGTTGTCGGCAATTGCCTTGACCGCTTGCAACGAGCAGGGCGCCTCGGGCTCCAAGTCTGCGAAATCCGCCGAACTCAACTGCCCCGAACTCCCGCAAGACTCTGAAGCAACGGGCGAGTTCGACCCGATTGCCTCGAAGGATGCCCGCCCTTGCGGTGCAATTACCTTGTGGGGCTCCGCGATGCCGAAGTCCTTCAATATGTGGGAAGACTACAATAGCTTCTCGGCTGAACTCATGGGCATGATGTTTGAACCGCTCGTGAGCCTGCATAGCACCGAAGACCGCGAAGTGGGAATTCTCGCAGACAGCTGGAGTGTGTCCGAAGACGGCAAGACATTCACTTTCCATGTGGATCCGCGTGCCAAGTGGAGCGACGGTAAATCGGTGACCGCCGAAGATGTGCAGTTCTACTACGACGTCATCATGGACGATAAAAACCTCACGCCGATTTTCAAGGTGGGGCTCAGCCGCTTTGACCGCCCCGAAGTCGTCGATAGCCTTACGGTCAAGATGACCGCCAAGGAATCGCATTGGGGCAACTTCTGGGAAGCTGCTGGCATGCTCGCCTTCCCGAAGCATGTGTGGGCAGGTAAGGACTTCAACCAGATTCGTTATGAATTCCCGGTGGTGTCAGGCCCGTACAAGATCAAGACCTTCCGCGAAGACCGCTACGTGGAACTTGCTCGCCGCGCCGACTGGTGGGGCTTCAAGAAGAACTGGAACCGCGGCAAGTACAACTTCGAAAAGATTCGCTACCGCTTCATGAACGATCAGACGAAGGCTCTTGAAGCGTTCAAAAAGCAAGACATCAACGCCTACGCGATTTACACCAGCAGCATCTGGATGAAACAGACTGACTTCGACGCCATTCAGAAAGGCTGGGCCGTGAAGCAGCGTATCTTCAACAAGGAACCGATTGGTTTCCAGGGGATGGCTATCAACTTGCGCAAGCCGCAGTTCCAAGATGTTCGCGTGCGCCGTGCCCTCAACATGCTCCTGAATCGCGAAGCCATGAATGAAAAGTACATGTACAACCAGTACTTCTTGCTCAACAGCTACTACCCCGACTTGTGGGAAGGCAACCAGAATCCGACGGCGCCGCTCTACAAGTTCAACCCGGATAGCGCCCGCGCCCTCTTTGCAGAAGCGGGCTACAAAGTGAATGCACAGGGTGTGCTCGAAAAAGACGGCAAGCCGTTCGCCATTAACTTCATTACTAGCCAGGAAGACCTGCGTCACCTCACGCTGTTCCAGGAAGACTTGAAGAAGGTGGGCGTTGTTGCAACCATCGAACAGATGTCGCAGAGCACGCTCCGCAAGCGCTTGGACGATGCCGACTTTGATTTGTACTGGGTGAACTGGGGCGCGGGCAGATTGCGCGATCCGGAAGCTAGCTGGAATTCGACAACCGCACTGCAGAAGGGCACGAACAACTTGGCCGGCGTGCAGGACAAGGTGGTGGATAGCCTCATCAACCTGCAGAAGACGGAATTCGACCTCGCGAAGCGTAACGAAATCCTGAAGGCGCTCGACAACCGCCTGGCTGAAATCGTGCCTTACGTGCTCATGTGGCAATGCGACCATCACCGTATTCTTTACTGGAACCGCTACGGCACTCCGGAAAAAGTCTTTGACCGCTTTAACCGCGAAGACGCTATCCCCGTTTACTGGTGGCTAGACCCCACGAAGTCTGCGGCACTTGACAAGGCCATGAAGGCTGGCGAAAATCTGCCGATTCCAGAATACGATGTTAAGTAA
- a CDS encoding porin family protein gives MKAISRTIAGALFATGLASAQVQMGGRAAVNFSTLWGDGASEKEIPWSLGLTAGAAAKVAVNEKVNIVPELDVDWRRQKNDEYTWNTWAIELPVLARYNVMPQMYFEAGPRFALLLSSELEQDLDNYVETTNFSKIDALNLFEFGIDVGIGYSVTPVFDMSIRYGVGLTSIIDGKKFEAEDQAFKNMQIQVGGTYWFM, from the coding sequence ATGAAAGCAATCTCCCGCACTATTGCAGGCGCACTGTTCGCAACCGGTCTAGCCTCTGCTCAAGTCCAAATGGGCGGACGCGCCGCCGTAAACTTCAGCACGCTCTGGGGCGACGGAGCTTCTGAAAAGGAAATCCCCTGGAGCCTTGGCCTTACAGCCGGTGCCGCTGCCAAAGTCGCTGTAAACGAAAAAGTCAACATTGTACCAGAACTCGATGTGGATTGGCGCCGTCAAAAAAACGACGAATACACATGGAACACATGGGCAATCGAATTACCCGTTCTCGCCCGTTACAACGTGATGCCTCAAATGTACTTTGAAGCGGGTCCGCGATTCGCGCTGCTCCTGTCCTCTGAACTGGAACAAGACTTAGACAACTATGTCGAAACCACCAACTTCAGCAAGATTGACGCGCTCAATCTCTTTGAATTCGGCATCGACGTCGGCATCGGCTACTCGGTCACGCCCGTTTTTGACATGAGCATTCGCTATGGCGTAGGCCTGACCTCTATTATCGACGGCAAAAAGTTCGAAGCCGAAGACCAGGCCTTCAAGAACATGCAAATCCAAGTCGGCGGAACTTACTGGTTTATGTAG